The sequence CGTCCTCACGGGTCGAGAGCTCCTGGCGTATGGAGTAGGTGCAGTGGTTCCTGCTGTTGCGCTTGGGGCAGGAGGTGCCGAGTTCCTTGCCGGTCTTCGGGTCGCGGCAGGAGCAGCGGCGATAGGTGGAGCCCTTCAAAGATCATTCTCCTCGGTGATATCGGGATCGCTCCCGGGGGAATCGATTGCGGCGGCAACGTCGGGCCACAGGAAGGGAGGCGTGACGCCCTCTTCCCGGATGAAGGCGCGGATCCTGCGCAGACGGTTCGCGGCGCCGTCGGCCGCCTCGGCGGCACGAGCCTGAGCGCGGAGGCCCTCGGCCTTTCGGTCGGCGTTCGGGGCGGTCTCGGCGTGGTAGCGCGCGTACTCCTCATCGCGTCGCGCGCTCTGCAGTTGCTCCTCGGCGGCGTGGTGGGCGCGGAAGTAGCGGAGCATGTCGTCGTCCACGCCGAGGTCCGTCTCCTCCCCGGTGAACCAGCGCAGGGCGTTCACGGGGGAGGTGGGGTGCTGAAGCGGGAGCCGCTGCACACCGTCGACGTAGCCGACGGGATAGATGAGGCAGATGGGCGGGGTGTTCAGCACCTCGGCCAACACCATGACGTCGACCAAGGGCAGGTTGGAGCGGCGTCCGGACTCCATGTTGGCGATCACGTTGCGGGGGATCGAGTGGCCGATCTCCTCGCACTTGTCGGCCAAGTCCTGCGCGCTCCACCCCAGTTCCTTCCGCCGTCTGCGGACCTCGTCGGCCACGGTGGCCATGACCTGGTCCACCCACTCAAGGACGTCGTCCTCGTCGTCGGCCTTCTCGTATCCATGGTCGCTACGGCGTTGTGTCATGCAGACACATTAGCTCGCCTAACGTTGATTTCGTGACCTGGAGACGGGCGCGATGGTCGCGT is a genomic window of Streptomyces sp. Edi2 containing:
- a CDS encoding helix-turn-helix transcriptional regulator, which codes for MTQRRSDHGYEKADDEDDVLEWVDQVMATVADEVRRRRKELGWSAQDLADKCEEIGHSIPRNVIANMESGRRSNLPLVDVMVLAEVLNTPPICLIYPVGYVDGVQRLPLQHPTSPVNALRWFTGEETDLGVDDDMLRYFRAHHAAEEQLQSARRDEEYARYHAETAPNADRKAEGLRAQARAAEAADGAANRLRRIRAFIREEGVTPPFLWPDVAAAIDSPGSDPDITEENDL